The following proteins are encoded in a genomic region of Variovorax paradoxus:
- a CDS encoding TRAP transporter small permease subunit, with amino-acid sequence MTIQRFLHAVDRFSMVVGKTFSWLIVALMLLVCGEVFKRYALNAPTAWIFDANNMLYGTLFMMGGAYTLSQAGHVRGDFFYGSMKPRTQAALDLVLFAIFFLPGVVALTWSGWTYFGESLAMREQTFNADPIPVYPFKFVIPVAGAVLLVQGIAEMVRCALCLKTGAWTPRLKDAEEMDVVGDQLAGSSYVDEADKREVIDKAKSIEQAAQQRKSDTTGGAA; translated from the coding sequence ATGACCATTCAACGCTTCCTCCACGCCGTCGACCGGTTCAGCATGGTCGTGGGCAAGACCTTCTCTTGGCTCATCGTGGCACTGATGCTGCTGGTGTGCGGCGAGGTCTTCAAGCGCTATGCGCTCAATGCGCCCACCGCCTGGATCTTCGATGCCAACAACATGCTCTACGGCACGCTCTTCATGATGGGCGGCGCCTACACACTGTCGCAGGCCGGCCATGTGCGCGGCGACTTCTTCTACGGCAGCATGAAGCCGCGCACGCAGGCCGCGCTCGACCTCGTGCTGTTCGCCATCTTCTTTCTGCCGGGCGTGGTGGCGCTCACCTGGTCGGGCTGGACCTACTTCGGTGAATCGCTCGCGATGCGCGAGCAGACCTTCAATGCCGACCCGATCCCGGTGTACCCCTTCAAGTTCGTGATCCCAGTGGCCGGCGCCGTGCTGCTGGTGCAGGGCATCGCGGAGATGGTGCGCTGCGCGCTGTGCCTGAAAACCGGTGCATGGACGCCGCGCCTGAAGGACGCGGAAGAAATGGACGTGGTCGGAGACCAGCTCGCCGGCAGCAGCTATGTCGACGAAGCCGACAAGCGCGAGGTGATCGACAAGGCCAAGTCCATCGAGCAGGCCGCGCAGCAGCGCAAGAGCGACACGACCGGGGGTGCCGCATGA
- a CDS encoding PEP/pyruvate-binding domain-containing protein produces MKNDNNTGVLNEVRYRNNSKSCWFAALAFGVAGFIANPADAQLARKPSYYQQQNKAVPEGAAMPPAAHPAAPASLPALRSRDDFDTLARVYDAGTPMQLAHVLFAVDRRAKPLRTYYIDTPRFQLHVRFVRDIGLAPHAGKREIDRNYLVPDRRFLFGTLSWQQNIGSFTYEFWEGDRLTPALLRQADAQVKASFFAPVKFKTNSTLHERVAKETGIDFVSQEALIREQPYMPMNLGTATGRVRIVDEASGANGLNALLPDDIAVLRQVPISLPPVAGVLTERPSTALSHVNLLAKGWGIPNAYVRDAASVLREHAGQWVALKVAASGYQVRRLTSDEIAALPPRNVRTAGIGAIPGGAKAAPPDLRETRLLPLASLRARHSAQCGSKAANLGAVLAARVPSTTVPDGFCIPFAHYDRFMRANGLADRIARMQRQPGFASDPQQRQKALAQLRDEIVQWPVEPATAAAWRAAWQSQLGGGGVFVRSSSNSEDLPGFSGAGLYTTVPNVKTGDALELAVKKVWASVFNPEAWEARSAAGFGAESVLMGVFVQTAIDSTNAGVMITRDPFDAGHPYVTYISAKRGIGIRVVEGQRVAEQVMYSSWSKAIQVLSRSAEETALQLDKDGGVKEVPVEVGRNVLTDELVLRLASVGAAVKRAFGGIDQDIEWATVGDRIVLLQARPYVERRR; encoded by the coding sequence ATGAAAAACGACAACAACACTGGTGTATTGAACGAAGTGCGCTACCGAAACAATAGCAAATCGTGCTGGTTCGCAGCGCTCGCGTTCGGCGTGGCGGGTTTCATCGCCAACCCTGCCGACGCCCAGCTGGCGCGCAAGCCCTCCTATTACCAGCAGCAGAACAAGGCTGTGCCCGAGGGTGCGGCCATGCCACCCGCCGCGCATCCGGCGGCGCCCGCATCCCTGCCGGCGCTGCGCAGCCGGGACGATTTCGACACCCTGGCGCGGGTGTACGACGCCGGCACGCCGATGCAACTGGCCCACGTGCTGTTCGCCGTCGACCGCCGGGCCAAGCCCTTGCGCACCTATTACATCGACACGCCGCGCTTCCAGCTCCACGTGCGCTTCGTGCGCGACATCGGGCTCGCGCCCCACGCGGGCAAGCGCGAGATCGACCGCAACTACCTCGTGCCGGACCGCCGCTTTCTTTTCGGTACGCTGAGCTGGCAGCAGAACATCGGCAGCTTCACCTACGAATTCTGGGAGGGCGACCGGCTCACCCCTGCGCTGCTGCGGCAGGCCGATGCGCAGGTGAAGGCCAGCTTCTTTGCGCCGGTCAAGTTCAAGACCAATTCCACGCTGCACGAGCGGGTCGCAAAGGAAACAGGCATCGACTTCGTCAGCCAGGAAGCACTGATCCGCGAGCAGCCCTACATGCCGATGAACCTCGGCACGGCCACGGGCCGGGTGCGCATCGTGGACGAGGCTTCGGGCGCGAACGGGTTGAACGCGCTGCTGCCCGACGACATTGCTGTGCTGCGCCAGGTGCCGATCAGCCTGCCGCCGGTGGCCGGCGTGCTGACCGAGCGGCCCTCGACCGCGCTTTCGCACGTCAACCTGCTGGCCAAGGGCTGGGGCATTCCCAATGCCTACGTGCGCGATGCCGCGTCCGTGCTGCGCGAGCATGCGGGCCAGTGGGTGGCGCTCAAGGTCGCGGCTTCGGGGTATCAGGTGCGCCGCCTCACGTCCGACGAGATCGCGGCGCTGCCGCCGCGCAATGTGCGCACCGCGGGCATCGGCGCGATTCCTGGCGGTGCGAAAGCCGCTCCGCCCGACCTGCGCGAAACCCGCTTGCTGCCACTTGCGTCTCTTCGCGCGCGCCACAGCGCGCAGTGCGGTTCCAAGGCTGCCAACCTCGGCGCCGTGCTGGCTGCGCGCGTTCCGTCCACCACGGTGCCCGACGGCTTCTGCATTCCCTTTGCGCACTACGACCGCTTCATGCGCGCGAACGGCCTGGCGGACCGCATTGCGCGCATGCAGCGGCAGCCCGGTTTCGCGAGCGATCCGCAGCAGCGGCAGAAGGCGCTCGCGCAGCTGCGCGACGAAATCGTCCAATGGCCGGTCGAGCCTGCCACCGCGGCGGCATGGCGCGCCGCATGGCAGTCGCAACTGGGCGGCGGCGGCGTGTTCGTGCGCAGCTCGTCCAATTCGGAAGACCTGCCCGGCTTCAGCGGCGCGGGGCTCTACACCACGGTGCCCAACGTCAAGACGGGCGACGCGCTCGAGTTGGCGGTGAAGAAGGTCTGGGCCTCGGTCTTCAACCCCGAGGCCTGGGAGGCGCGCAGCGCCGCAGGCTTCGGCGCCGAGTCGGTGCTGATGGGCGTGTTCGTTCAGACCGCCATCGATTCGACCAATGCCGGCGTGATGATCACGCGCGACCCGTTCGATGCCGGCCATCCGTACGTGACCTACATCTCGGCCAAGCGCGGCATCGGCATCCGCGTGGTGGAGGGCCAGCGCGTGGCGGAGCAGGTGATGTATTCGAGCTGGTCGAAGGCCATCCAGGTGCTGAGCCGGTCGGCCGAAGAAACCGCCCTGCAACTCGACAAGGACGGCGGCGTGAAGGAAGTGCCGGTCGAAGTGGGCCGCAACGTGCTCACAGACGAACTGGTGCTGCGTCTTGCAAGCGTGGGCGCCGCCGTGAAGCGGGCCTTCGGCGGCATCGACCAGGACATCGAATGGGCCACCGTGGGCGACCGCATCGTGCTGCTGCAGGCGCGTCCCTACGTGGAGCGGCGCCGCTGA
- the lysM gene encoding peptidoglycan-binding protein LysM, with the protein MGLLSFIKEAGEKLFGGSSAQAAEPDANTKAAAAIKTYIETQNLGLTGLEVTYAAATGVVTLAGQAPSQEASEKAGLAAGNVANVTSVDNKLVAPAAPPAQYHDVVKGDTLSAISKKYYGDANKYNAIFEANKPMLSHPDKIYPGQKLRIPAL; encoded by the coding sequence ATGGGCTTGCTGAGTTTCATCAAGGAAGCAGGAGAAAAGCTGTTCGGCGGTTCATCGGCCCAGGCCGCCGAGCCGGACGCCAACACCAAGGCCGCGGCTGCCATCAAGACCTACATCGAGACGCAGAACCTCGGCCTCACAGGGCTGGAAGTGACCTATGCAGCCGCAACGGGCGTGGTCACGCTGGCCGGCCAGGCACCGTCGCAGGAAGCGAGCGAAAAGGCCGGGCTCGCCGCGGGCAACGTGGCCAATGTGACGAGCGTCGACAACAAGCTGGTCGCACCGGCGGCCCCGCCCGCCCAGTACCACGACGTGGTGAAGGGCGATACGCTCTCCGCCATTTCGAAGAAGTACTACGGCGATGCCAACAAGTACAACGCGATCTTCGAAGCCAACAAGCCGATGCTGAGCCACCCGGACAAGATCTACCCGGGGCAGAAGCTGCGCATTCCGGCGCTTTGA
- a CDS encoding 3-hydroxybutyryl-CoA dehydrogenase, whose amino-acid sequence MTIQTVGIIGAGTMGNGIAQACAVSGVNVVMIDVAQAAVDKGLATVSGSLDRLIKKEKLTAEQKAAALALIKGSTNYEDLKGAQLVIEAATENHALKLKILKQVDELVAPEVIIASNTSSISITQLAAATSRPDRFIGMHFFNPVPMMALVELIRGYLTSDATHDAVKALAEKLGKSPITVKNAPGFVVNRILVPMINEAFFVLSEGIATAEDIDAGMKQGCNQPIGPLALADMIGLDVCLAVMEVYLEQFGDSKYRPCPLLKEMVAAGQLGRKTGRGVYAY is encoded by the coding sequence ATGACGATCCAGACCGTCGGCATCATCGGCGCCGGAACAATGGGCAATGGCATTGCGCAGGCCTGCGCGGTGTCCGGCGTGAACGTGGTGATGATCGACGTCGCCCAGGCGGCCGTCGACAAGGGCCTGGCCACCGTGTCGGGCAGCCTCGACCGGCTGATCAAGAAAGAAAAGCTCACGGCCGAGCAGAAGGCCGCGGCGCTCGCGCTGATCAAGGGCTCGACGAACTACGAGGACCTGAAGGGTGCGCAACTGGTGATCGAAGCCGCCACCGAGAACCACGCGCTCAAGCTCAAGATCCTCAAGCAGGTCGACGAGCTGGTGGCGCCCGAAGTCATCATCGCGTCGAACACCTCGTCGATCTCGATCACGCAGCTCGCGGCCGCCACCTCGCGCCCCGACCGCTTCATCGGCATGCACTTCTTCAACCCGGTGCCGATGATGGCGCTGGTGGAGCTGATCCGCGGCTATCTCACGAGCGACGCCACGCACGACGCCGTCAAGGCGCTGGCCGAGAAGCTCGGCAAGTCGCCGATCACCGTGAAGAACGCGCCCGGCTTCGTGGTCAACCGCATCCTGGTGCCGATGATCAACGAGGCCTTCTTCGTGCTGTCCGAAGGCATCGCCACCGCCGAAGACATCGACGCCGGCATGAAGCAGGGCTGCAACCAGCCCATCGGCCCGCTGGCACTGGCCGACATGATCGGCCTGGATGTGTGCCTGGCCGTGATGGAGGTGTACCTCGAGCAGTTCGGCGATTCCAAGTACCGCCCCTGCCCGCTCTTGAAGGAAATGGTCGCGGCCGGCCAGCTCGGACGCAAGACCGGACGCGGCGTGTACGCCTACTGA
- a CDS encoding TRAP transporter large permease, producing the protein MSEPALGMLMLGLIVVVIMLGFPTAFTLMGLGMFFGFIAFYDPASPWLDNKVFDLMVQRAFGAMTNETLLSIPLFVLMGYVMERGALVDKMFHSVQLAFRRVPGSLAVTTLIVCTFWGIASGLVGAVVVLMGVIAMRPMLNAGYDTRLAAGVITAGGTLGILIPPSVMIIVYAAVAGQSVVKLYAAAMFPGFFLAFLYLVYVIGWAMLQPKVAPKLPPDQQRAPVSAWVAHLAASYSPRLLPALAAAVASPARALRGTAEGVRITWWMLLRGLLSALVPVALAAATLGSVWWYVTIYSQKDNNAPAVQQQSAQKAEGTAAAAALPEASGTGLAEPPTSEPPAEPASEGGLQEPAGGVEEPPGSETAAAPSNAEGGLQQLGEAVDAPKTAAVPEAFYTGFLLASLFTLALLAWYYWRMDAEQFEILRMLVSSVMPLATLTLVVLGVILFGITTATESAAVGAAGAFLMAWQAGTLNFKKTKEAVFLTLKTTSMVCWLFVGSALFSAVFALLGGQRIVEEWVLGMNLSPLQFLLLSQAIIFVLGWPLEWTEIIVIFVPIFLPLLAHFQIDPLLFGVLVFVNLQAAFLSPPVAMSAFYLKGVSPPHVTINQIFAGMMPYMLIVILCMVFMYIWPGLTLWLPQYLYGG; encoded by the coding sequence ATGAGCGAACCGGCACTCGGCATGCTGATGCTCGGCCTGATCGTGGTCGTGATCATGCTCGGCTTTCCCACCGCCTTCACGCTGATGGGCCTGGGCATGTTCTTCGGCTTCATCGCCTTCTACGATCCCGCCTCGCCCTGGCTCGACAACAAGGTCTTCGACCTGATGGTGCAGCGCGCCTTCGGGGCCATGACCAACGAGACGCTGCTGTCCATCCCGCTTTTCGTGTTGATGGGCTACGTGATGGAGCGCGGCGCACTGGTCGACAAGATGTTCCACAGCGTGCAGCTCGCGTTCCGCCGCGTGCCGGGATCGCTCGCGGTCACCACGCTGATCGTCTGCACTTTCTGGGGCATCGCGAGCGGCCTGGTCGGCGCGGTGGTGGTGCTGATGGGCGTCATTGCGATGCGGCCGATGCTCAATGCCGGCTACGACACGCGCCTTGCGGCCGGCGTCATCACCGCCGGCGGTACGCTCGGCATCCTGATTCCGCCGTCGGTGATGATCATCGTCTACGCGGCCGTGGCCGGGCAGTCGGTCGTCAAGCTCTATGCGGCGGCGATGTTCCCCGGCTTCTTCCTCGCTTTTCTGTACTTGGTCTACGTGATCGGCTGGGCCATGCTGCAGCCGAAGGTGGCTCCCAAGCTGCCACCCGACCAGCAGCGCGCGCCGGTCTCGGCCTGGGTTGCGCACCTCGCGGCCAGCTATTCGCCGCGCCTGCTGCCGGCACTCGCCGCGGCCGTGGCGTCGCCGGCGCGCGCGCTGCGCGGCACGGCCGAGGGCGTGCGCATCACGTGGTGGATGCTGCTGCGCGGGCTGCTGAGCGCGCTGGTGCCGGTGGCGCTCGCGGCCGCGACGCTGGGCTCTGTCTGGTGGTACGTGACGATCTATTCCCAGAAGGACAACAACGCACCGGCCGTGCAGCAGCAGTCGGCGCAAAAAGCCGAAGGCACCGCAGCGGCCGCGGCATTGCCCGAAGCCTCCGGCACCGGACTGGCCGAGCCGCCGACATCGGAACCGCCGGCGGAACCCGCATCGGAAGGCGGCCTGCAGGAGCCGGCCGGCGGCGTCGAAGAGCCGCCCGGCAGCGAAACCGCTGCGGCCCCATCGAACGCCGAGGGCGGCTTGCAACAGCTCGGCGAAGCCGTAGATGCGCCGAAGACCGCGGCAGTGCCCGAAGCCTTTTACACGGGCTTCCTGCTTGCCAGCCTCTTCACGCTCGCGCTGCTCGCCTGGTACTACTGGCGCATGGATGCGGAGCAGTTCGAGATCCTGCGCATGCTCGTGTCGTCGGTGATGCCGCTCGCCACGCTCACGCTGGTGGTGCTGGGCGTGATTCTGTTCGGCATCACGACCGCCACCGAGTCGGCCGCGGTCGGCGCGGCGGGGGCTTTTCTCATGGCCTGGCAGGCCGGCACGCTCAATTTCAAGAAGACCAAGGAGGCCGTGTTCCTCACGCTCAAGACCACCTCGATGGTCTGCTGGCTGTTCGTGGGTTCGGCGCTCTTTTCGGCGGTGTTCGCGCTGCTCGGCGGCCAACGCATCGTCGAGGAGTGGGTGCTCGGCATGAACCTCAGCCCGCTGCAATTTCTGCTGCTGTCGCAGGCGATCATCTTCGTGCTGGGCTGGCCGCTGGAGTGGACCGAGATCATCGTCATCTTCGTGCCCATCTTCCTGCCGCTGCTCGCGCACTTCCAGATCGATCCGCTGCTGTTCGGCGTGCTGGTGTTCGTCAACCTGCAGGCGGCGTTCCTCTCGCCGCCGGTGGCGATGTCGGCCTTCTATCTGAAAGGCGTATCGCCGCCGCACGTGACGATCAACCAGATCTTCGCGGGGATGATGCCGTACATGCTGATCGTGATCCTGTGCATGGTGTTCATGTACATCTGGCCGGGGTTGACGCTGTGGCTGCCGCAGTATCTTTACGGAGGTTGA
- a CDS encoding crotonase/enoyl-CoA hydratase family protein, translating into MTAAPITPAAPPAEGCIDTQVIGHVLLIGINRPAKRNGWTPPMFKQLAEAYTRLDDDPDLRVGVLHAFGDHFTAGLDLPAVTEYMKRGEKAIPAGLVEPHDFGLPGYRRRSKPMVAAVKGICFTVGIELMLGADIVVAADNCRFSQMEVQRGIMATGGATLRMAERAGVGNAMLHLLTADEFDSAEAYRLNFVQKVVPAGQELDAALAIAQRIAAQAPQAVVATRLNVIKAVEHGPLAAVSEFIETQKRLANSEDAAEGVRSFVERRPARFSGR; encoded by the coding sequence ATGACCGCCGCCCCCATCACTCCGGCCGCTCCACCGGCCGAAGGCTGCATCGACACGCAGGTCATCGGCCACGTGCTGCTGATCGGCATCAACCGCCCCGCCAAGCGCAACGGCTGGACGCCGCCGATGTTCAAGCAGCTGGCCGAGGCCTACACCCGGCTCGACGACGACCCGGACCTGCGCGTGGGCGTGCTGCATGCCTTCGGCGACCACTTCACGGCGGGCCTGGACCTGCCCGCGGTCACCGAGTACATGAAGCGCGGCGAGAAGGCGATTCCGGCCGGGCTGGTGGAGCCGCACGACTTCGGCCTGCCCGGCTACCGCCGCCGCAGCAAGCCGATGGTGGCGGCGGTGAAAGGCATCTGCTTCACGGTCGGCATCGAACTGATGCTGGGCGCGGACATCGTGGTGGCGGCCGACAACTGCCGCTTCTCGCAGATGGAAGTACAGCGCGGCATCATGGCCACGGGCGGCGCCACGCTGCGCATGGCCGAACGCGCGGGCGTGGGCAATGCGATGCTGCACCTGCTCACGGCCGACGAGTTCGACAGTGCCGAGGCGTACCGCCTGAACTTCGTTCAGAAGGTGGTGCCGGCCGGGCAGGAGCTCGACGCAGCGCTGGCCATTGCGCAGCGCATTGCGGCGCAGGCGCCGCAGGCGGTGGTGGCCACCCGGCTCAACGTGATCAAGGCTGTGGAACACGGGCCGCTCGCGGCGGTGTCGGAATTCATCGAGACGCAGAAGCGCCTGGCGAACAGCGAAGACGCGGCCGAAGGCGTGCGCTCTTTTGTCGAACGCCGCCCCGCGCGTTTCAGCGGTCGTTGA
- a CDS encoding TRAP transporter substrate-binding protein: MTESKSPRRRSLLKGAAVAAGAMSAPMVSMAQTTSLRFQSTWPAKDIFHEYASDFAKKVNDMAGGRLKIEVLPSGAVVPAFQLLEAVNKGTLDGGHGVVAYHYGKNSALALWGSGPGFGMDANTVLAWHNYGGGKVLLDEIYKSLNMEVVSYLYGPMPTQPLGWFKKPIAKVEDMKGLKFRTVGLAVDMFTEMGTAVNPLPGGEIVPALDRGLIDAAEFNNASSDRTLGFPDVVKNCMLQSFHQSGEQFEVLFNKGKYSALSQELRSIIDYAVQAASADMSWKAVQRNSQDYADMKKAGIKFYKTPDAVLRAQLAAWDKTVEKKAGENPLFKKVLDSQRVFAERALQWQNDYGVDFKMAYNHYFGKKKS; this comes from the coding sequence ATGACAGAGAGCAAATCACCCCGCCGCCGCAGCCTTCTCAAGGGCGCGGCCGTGGCTGCGGGCGCCATGTCGGCGCCCATGGTCAGCATGGCCCAGACCACTTCGCTGCGCTTCCAGAGCACCTGGCCGGCCAAGGACATCTTCCACGAGTACGCCAGCGACTTCGCCAAAAAAGTCAACGACATGGCCGGCGGCCGCCTCAAGATCGAAGTGCTGCCCTCCGGCGCCGTGGTCCCCGCGTTCCAGCTGCTGGAGGCGGTGAACAAGGGCACGCTCGACGGCGGCCACGGCGTGGTGGCCTACCACTACGGCAAGAACTCGGCGCTCGCGCTGTGGGGGTCGGGCCCTGGCTTCGGCATGGACGCCAACACCGTGCTGGCCTGGCACAACTACGGTGGCGGCAAGGTGCTGCTCGATGAAATCTACAAGAGCCTGAACATGGAGGTGGTGTCGTACCTCTACGGCCCGATGCCGACGCAGCCGCTCGGCTGGTTCAAGAAGCCGATCGCCAAGGTCGAGGACATGAAGGGGCTCAAGTTCCGCACCGTGGGGCTGGCCGTGGACATGTTCACCGAGATGGGCACGGCCGTGAACCCGCTGCCCGGCGGCGAGATCGTGCCCGCGCTCGACCGCGGGCTGATCGATGCAGCCGAGTTCAACAACGCATCGAGCGACCGCACGCTCGGCTTCCCCGACGTGGTGAAGAACTGCATGCTGCAGAGCTTTCACCAGTCGGGCGAGCAGTTCGAGGTGCTGTTCAACAAGGGCAAGTACAGCGCGCTGTCGCAAGAGCTGCGCTCGATCATCGACTACGCCGTGCAGGCCGCGAGCGCCGACATGAGTTGGAAGGCGGTGCAGCGCAACTCGCAGGACTATGCCGACATGAAGAAAGCCGGCATCAAGTTCTACAAGACGCCCGATGCGGTGCTGCGCGCGCAGCTCGCTGCATGGGACAAGACGGTGGAGAAGAAGGCCGGAGAGAACCCGCTGTTCAAGAAGGTGCTCGACTCGCAGCGCGTGTTCGCCGAGCGTGCGCTGCAGTGGCAGAACGACTACGGCGTCGATTTCAAGATGGCCTACAACCACTACTTCGGCAAGAAGAAGAGCTGA
- a CDS encoding serine hydrolase domain-containing protein, giving the protein MPLFKRTALAAAFALLAVNTSNAQTPAPAAPPDPAATSVEAMGWMKGFPPPPDKLITFDNPAGGVFPRTRWSFSHARETVPTANVWRGSGTASPLPAAPRNDIEAVTFKPLGSTGETVTFAQMIPRTYTDGILVMHRGRVVYEKYFGALTPERPHIAMSVTKSFVGTLAAILADEGKLDPSAPVTKYLPELKDTAYGDATVRQVMDMTIGVRYSENYADPKAEVWDYARAGGMLAQGPNYAGPKSFYEFLATLQKEGAHDAGFAYKTVNAEVLAWILRRASNQPLADLLSEKIWRRIGAEQDAYFMVDRIGTESGGGGLNTVLRDIARFGETMRNGGRAPNGQQAIPKAVVEDIARGGDPAKFAKAGYALLPGWSYRNMWWVTNNPHRAYMARGIHGQSIYVDPKAEMVIVRYAAHPVAGNAGNDPLTLPAFQAVADALMRP; this is encoded by the coding sequence ATGCCCCTCTTCAAACGCACGGCGCTTGCCGCCGCCTTCGCACTCCTTGCCGTGAACACCTCCAACGCACAGACGCCCGCGCCCGCCGCGCCACCCGACCCCGCGGCCACTTCGGTCGAGGCCATGGGCTGGATGAAGGGCTTTCCGCCGCCGCCCGATAAGCTGATCACCTTCGACAACCCGGCCGGCGGCGTGTTTCCGCGCACGCGCTGGAGCTTCTCGCACGCGCGCGAAACGGTGCCCACCGCCAACGTGTGGCGCGGCAGCGGCACGGCCAGCCCGTTGCCGGCGGCGCCGCGCAACGACATCGAGGCCGTCACGTTCAAGCCTCTGGGGAGTACGGGCGAGACCGTGACCTTCGCGCAAATGATCCCGCGCACCTACACCGACGGCATCCTGGTGATGCACCGCGGCCGTGTGGTCTACGAAAAATACTTCGGCGCGCTCACGCCCGAGCGGCCGCACATCGCGATGTCGGTCACCAAGTCCTTCGTCGGCACGCTCGCGGCCATCCTCGCTGACGAGGGCAAGCTCGATCCGTCCGCGCCGGTCACCAAATACCTCCCCGAGCTCAAGGACACGGCCTACGGCGACGCCACGGTGCGCCAGGTCATGGACATGACCATCGGCGTGCGCTATTCCGAAAACTACGCCGATCCGAAGGCCGAGGTCTGGGACTATGCGCGCGCCGGCGGCATGCTGGCCCAAGGCCCGAACTACGCCGGCCCGAAGTCGTTCTACGAATTCCTTGCCACGCTGCAGAAGGAAGGCGCGCATGACGCCGGCTTTGCCTACAAGACGGTGAATGCCGAGGTGCTCGCCTGGATCCTGCGCCGCGCCAGCAACCAGCCGCTCGCCGACCTGCTGAGCGAAAAGATCTGGCGCCGCATCGGCGCCGAACAGGACGCCTACTTCATGGTCGACCGCATCGGCACCGAATCGGGCGGCGGCGGGCTCAACACCGTGCTGCGCGACATCGCGCGCTTCGGCGAGACCATGCGCAACGGCGGCCGGGCACCGAACGGGCAGCAGGCCATTCCCAAGGCGGTGGTCGAAGACATTGCGCGCGGCGGCGATCCCGCCAAGTTCGCCAAGGCCGGCTACGCGCTGCTGCCGGGCTGGTCGTACCGCAACATGTGGTGGGTCACGAACAACCCGCACCGCGCCTACATGGCACGCGGCATCCACGGCCAGAGCATCTATGTCGATCCGAAGGCCGAGATGGTGATCGTGCGCTATGCCGCGCATCCGGTGGCGGGCAATGCGGGGAACGACCCGCTCACGCTGCCGGCGTTCCAGGCGGTGGCCGACGCGCTCATGCGCCCTTGA
- a CDS encoding rhodanese-like domain-containing protein, with protein MTEPVGEKGYAGDVTPEQAAQWMASGEAVLVDVRSDAEREWVGYVPGAVPLAWKQWPGMALNPAFDGGIRAAGEDGKKKLVLLCRSGVRSIAAARRATELGLEAYNILEGFEGNPDDNGHRGVLGGWRKRGLPWKQN; from the coding sequence ATGACTGAACCCGTTGGGGAAAAGGGCTATGCGGGCGACGTGACGCCCGAACAGGCAGCGCAATGGATGGCGAGCGGCGAGGCGGTGCTGGTCGACGTGCGCAGCGACGCCGAGCGCGAGTGGGTCGGCTACGTACCCGGCGCCGTGCCGCTGGCCTGGAAGCAGTGGCCGGGCATGGCGCTCAATCCGGCCTTCGACGGCGGCATCCGTGCCGCGGGGGAGGACGGCAAGAAGAAACTGGTGCTGCTGTGCCGCAGCGGCGTGCGCTCCATCGCTGCCGCGAGGCGCGCCACCGAACTGGGGCTGGAGGCCTACAACATTCTGGAGGGGTTCGAAGGCAATCCGGACGACAACGGGCACCGGGGCGTGCTCGGCGGCTGGCGCAAGCGCGGGTTGCCTTGGAAGCAGAACTAG
- a CDS encoding type III pantothenate kinase produces the protein MASPFLAIDIGNTRLKWALYDAAHPGAALVAHGAEFLDHIERLADGPWANLPAPGSMLGCVVAGDAVRRRAEEQIEERFECAPRWVVSSVAEAGIVNGYDHPTRLGADRWVAMIGARHRMLGTGPARPMVVVLIGTAVTVEAIDASGKFLGGLILPGHGIMLRALESGTAGLHVPTGEVREFPTNTSDALTSGGTYAIAGAVERMVQHVRSHCGAEPACYMTGGAGWKMAPVMNGDFELVESLIMDGLLVIAQARG, from the coding sequence ATGGCATCCCCCTTCCTTGCGATCGACATCGGCAACACCCGCCTCAAATGGGCTCTCTACGATGCGGCGCATCCGGGGGCCGCTCTCGTGGCGCACGGGGCGGAGTTTCTCGACCACATCGAACGGCTGGCCGACGGCCCGTGGGCCAACCTGCCCGCGCCCGGTTCCATGCTCGGCTGCGTGGTGGCCGGCGATGCGGTGCGCCGCCGTGCCGAGGAGCAGATCGAAGAGCGCTTCGAATGCGCGCCGCGCTGGGTGGTGTCGAGCGTGGCCGAAGCGGGCATCGTCAACGGCTACGACCATCCGACGCGCCTCGGGGCCGACCGCTGGGTGGCGATGATCGGCGCGCGGCACCGCATGCTGGGCACGGGGCCGGCGCGGCCGATGGTGGTGGTGCTGATCGGCACCGCCGTCACGGTGGAAGCGATCGACGCCAGCGGCAAGTTCCTCGGCGGGTTGATCCTGCCGGGCCACGGCATCATGCTGCGCGCGCTGGAGTCGGGCACCGCCGGGCTGCACGTGCCCACCGGCGAGGTGCGCGAATTTCCCACCAACACCAGCGACGCGCTCACCAGCGGCGGCACCTACGCCATTGCGGGTGCCGTGGAGCGCATGGTGCAGCACGTGCGCTCGCACTGCGGCGCCGAGCCGGCCTGCTACATGACCGGTGGCGCGGGCTGGAAGATGGCGCCCGTCATGAACGGGGACTTCGAGCTCGTCGAGAGCCTGATCATGGACGGGCTTCTTGTGATTGCCCAAGCACGAGGCTGA